A genome region from Gigantopelta aegis isolate Gae_Host chromosome 3, Gae_host_genome, whole genome shotgun sequence includes the following:
- the LOC121368288 gene encoding protein unc-93 homolog A-like, with translation MAQVTLNDKLGFVDSSRSELPPRKPPSMKKPFRQSLVVSFSFMFVFAAYLSIQNLQSSLNHEQGLGVTSLACLYGAIILSGTLSPSVIRLIGAKRSLVLAWICHILYTATNFYPHWLTLIPSSILLGFSSGPMWTSQGLYLTSCGEAYAFDQGKSLYGILSTLNSIFFTCYESTDLFGNIISSVILTRSSYNETFFNSSRTCGALSSPDVSSNATMAVTDPVKHIVYTLLSVFLVFDIAGLALTAVYLKPLEKRGEVEDRKGLLQSVVSCFTALKDIRLLLVIPLFMATAMSQGILFTAYTKSYISCALGIYNVGYIMASHGLVTAITALLMGRVAKYTGRIVQLVVAVALNMGMLLMMLFWNPLNQPYAMFFIIPVGYGMSEGILRMQFNSFIGMVFFKAADSAFANYHTWNAVAFTLTFTAGMFLTLTTLLYIAIGLMALGFTGYIITELLIRKQTTSETRVP, from the exons atggcccaAGTGACGCTGAATGACAAACTGGGTTTTGTAGACAGCAGCAGGTCTGAGTTGCCACCGAGGAAACCTCCGTCCATGAAGAAGCCATTCCGCCAGTCTCTCGTCGTGTCCTTCTCCTTCATGTTCGTCTTCGCAGCCTACCTCTCCATCCAGAACCTGCAGAGCAGTCTTAACCACGAGCAAGGACTCGGGGTTACCTCCCTTGCCTGCCTGTACGGCGCCATCATCCTCTCGGGAACTCTGTCGCCGTCTGTCATTCGGCTCATTGGCGCCAAAAGGTCTCTAGTCTTAGCGTGGATATGTCACATACTGTACACCGCCACCAACTTCTACCCGCACTGGCTGACCCTGATCCCGTCGTCCATCCTGCTGGGTTTCAGTTCGGGGCCGATGTGGACCTCGCAGGGCCTGTACCTGACGTCGTGTGGCGAGGCGTACGCCTTCGACCAAGGCAAGAGTCTCTACGGCATCCTCAGCacgctcaacagcatattctTCACGTGCTACGAATCCACAGATCTGTTCGGAAACATAATCTCGTCGGTGATTCTCACCCGGAGTTCGTACAACGAAACGTTTTTTAATTCCTCCCGAACGTGCGGTGCTCTGAGCAGTCCGGACGTTTCTTCTAACGCCACAATGGCGGTTACAGATCCAGTCAAACATATAGTGTACACCTTGCTGAGTGTGTTTCTCGTCTTTGATATTGCCGGACTCGCGCTGACAGCCGTGTATCTGAAGCCCCTCGAGAAGCGAGGGGAGGTGGAAGACAGGAAGGGGTTGTTACAGTCTGTTGTTTCCTGTTTCACGGCTCTAAAAGACATCCGTCTGCTTCTAGTCATTCCTTTGTTTATGGCGACGGCAATGAGTCAAGGAATTCTGTTCACAGCATACACTAAA TCTTACATTAGCTGCGCTCTTGGCATCTACAACGTGGGCTACATCATGGCGTCTCACGGACTTGTGACTGCCATCACGGCGCTGCTGATGGGGCGAGTTGCCAAGTACACGGGCCGGATCGTGCAGTTGGTCGTAGCCGTCGCCCTGAACATGGGGATGCTGTTGATGATGTTGTTCTGGAACCCCCTCAATCAGCCATACGCCATGTTCTTCATAATCCCTGTTGGCTATGGAATGTCGGAAGGAATCCTGAGAATGCAGTTCAACT CTTTCATTGGCATGGTGTTCTTCAAAGCAGCCGATTCTGCCTTTGCCAACTACCACACTTGGAATGCTGTTGCGTTCACCTTGACCTTCACGGCGGGCATGTTCCTAACTCTGACGACACTTCTCTATATTGCCATTGGTCTAATGGCGCTGGGATTTACAGGATACATCATTACTGAGCTGTTAATTCGCAAGCAGACGACAAGTGAAACAAGGGTACCTTGA